In a genomic window of Mycoplasma iguanae:
- the rpsJ gene encoding 30S ribosomal protein S10 — MKKLEIKIRAFDFKLVDEAALKILLVIRESGLKVSGPVPLPTKREIFTILRSVHVNKKSREQFESRTHKRLIVVHKPTDALVDKIKRTDLPSGVEISVAVK, encoded by the coding sequence ATGAAAAAATTAGAGATAAAAATTAGAGCTTTTGATTTTAAATTAGTTGATGAAGCTGCTCTAAAAATTCTTTTAGTAATAAGAGAGAGTGGTTTAAAAGTAAGTGGGCCAGTTCCTCTACCAACTAAAAGAGAAATTTTTACAATTTTAAGATCAGTTCATGTTAATAAAAAATCACGTGAACAATTTGAAAGTAGAACACACAAAAGATTAATAGTGGTTCACAAACCAACAGATGCATTAGTAGATAAAATTAAGCGTACAGATTTACCAAGTGGTGTTGAAATTTCTGTAGCAGTGAAATAG
- the rplD gene encoding 50S ribosomal protein L4: MAKDLQSVAIEKTPVATSKNVAKVKFKPTTKLPEAVFGLEQVSSQAIFDAIIAERASRRQGTHKVKTRGEVSGTGKKPWAQKGTGKARTASLRTPVFVGGGRAFGPTVERNYTIKINKKVRRLALFSALTELAKAEAILVKEIKVSKISTKELVSQLQEEQIASLRHVLLVTSDENTFKSAKNLKNVITTKVNSLSVEDLVLADVLVISESDIKVLEGLVK; the protein is encoded by the coding sequence ATGGCTAAAGATTTGCAATCAGTAGCAATTGAAAAAACACCAGTTGCAACTTCAAAAAATGTAGCTAAAGTAAAATTTAAACCTACAACTAAATTACCAGAAGCAGTATTTGGATTAGAACAAGTTTCATCACAAGCTATATTTGATGCAATTATCGCAGAAAGAGCTTCAAGAAGACAAGGAACTCATAAAGTTAAAACTAGAGGTGAAGTTAGCGGTACAGGGAAAAAACCTTGAGCACAAAAAGGAACAGGTAAAGCTAGAACAGCTTCACTTAGAACACCAGTATTTGTCGGTGGAGGACGGGCATTTGGACCTACTGTAGAACGTAACTATACAATTAAAATTAATAAAAAAGTACGTAGACTAGCACTATTTTCAGCTTTAACAGAACTTGCAAAAGCAGAAGCTATTTTAGTAAAAGAAATTAAAGTTTCTAAAATTTCTACAAAAGAGCTTGTGTCTCAATTACAAGAAGAACAAATAGCAAGTTTAAGACATGTTTTATTAGTAACTTCTGATGAAAATACATTTAAATCAGCAAAAAACTTAAAAAATGTTATTACTACAAAAGTTAATTCACTTTCAGTTGAAGATTTAGTACTTGCAGATGTATTAGTAATTAGTGAGTCAGATATTAAAGTACTTGAAGGGTTGGTGAAATAA
- the rplW gene encoding 50S ribosomal protein L23: protein MNVNQVIKRPILTEKTYEQMPLGVYTFAVDKKTNKVEVKKAVEFIFDVKVESVNIFNVAKKPKKLGRFQGFTTSYKKAIVKLAEGHSIQLFEDETIETNEEKATPKAVEEKKPSAAEEKAAAKIAEKLAKAEEK, encoded by the coding sequence ATGAATGTTAATCAAGTTATTAAGCGCCCAATTCTAACAGAAAAAACTTATGAACAAATGCCTTTAGGTGTTTATACATTTGCCGTTGACAAAAAAACTAATAAAGTTGAAGTTAAAAAAGCTGTGGAATTTATTTTTGATGTAAAAGTTGAATCTGTAAACATTTTTAATGTTGCAAAAAAACCTAAGAAATTAGGAAGATTCCAAGGATTCACAACCTCATATAAAAAAGCAATTGTTAAATTAGCAGAAGGTCATTCAATTCAATTATTTGAAGATGAAACAATCGAAACTAATGAAGAAAAGGCTACACCAAAAGCAGTTGAAGAGAAAAAACCTTCAGCAGCAGAAGAAAAAGCAGCAGCTAAAATTGCTGAAAAACTAGCAAAAGCAGAAGAAAAATAA
- the rplB gene encoding 50S ribosomal protein L2 — protein sequence MAIKKFKPTTNGRRNMSSLDYGHNLSGHSPEKSLLKLLPKKSGRNNQGKITTRHQGGRNKRFYRIIDFKRNKDNIPAFVKSIEYDPNRSANISLLNYLDGEKRYILAPKGLQVGQQVISGEKVDILVGNALPLENIPEGTVVHNIEMQPLGGGIIARSAGSSAQILGKDENGKYVILKLKSGEVRRVLARCKATIGVVGNEEHSLVNIGKAGRNRKLGIRPTVRGSVMNPVDHPHGGGEGKQPIGRKAPLTPWGKKALGVKTRDTKKSSNKFIIRRRKAAK from the coding sequence ATGGCAATTAAAAAGTTTAAGCCAACCACTAACGGTCGTCGTAATATGTCTTCACTTGACTATGGACACAATTTAAGTGGTCATAGTCCAGAAAAATCACTATTAAAACTTTTACCTAAAAAATCAGGTCGTAATAATCAAGGTAAAATTACAACTCGTCACCAAGGTGGAAGAAACAAAAGATTTTATAGAATTATCGATTTCAAAAGAAATAAAGATAATATTCCTGCTTTTGTTAAATCAATTGAGTATGATCCAAACAGATCAGCTAACATCTCTTTATTAAATTATCTAGATGGAGAAAAACGTTACATTTTAGCTCCTAAAGGATTACAAGTAGGACAACAAGTTATTTCAGGGGAAAAAGTTGATATTTTAGTAGGTAATGCCTTACCACTAGAAAATATCCCTGAAGGTACAGTTGTTCACAACATTGAAATGCAACCATTAGGTGGCGGAATTATTGCACGTTCAGCTGGTTCATCAGCACAAATATTAGGTAAAGATGAAAACGGAAAATATGTAATTTTAAAACTAAAATCAGGTGAAGTGAGAAGAGTATTAGCACGTTGTAAAGCAACAATTGGTGTTGTAGGTAATGAAGAACATTCACTTGTTAATATTGGTAAAGCTGGTAGAAACCGTAAATTGGGTATTCGTCCAACAGTTCGTGGTTCTGTAATGAACCCTGTAGATCACCCACATGGAGGTGGAGAAGGTAAACAACCTATCGGACGTAAAGCTCCTTTAACTCCTTGAGGTAAAAAAGCTCTTGGTGTTAAAACAAGAGATACTAAAAAATCTTCAAATAAATTTATTATCAGAAGAAGAAAGGCAGCTAAATAA
- the rpsS gene encoding 30S ribosomal protein S19, with amino-acid sequence MARSLKKGPFADASLLKKVAVMNEQKVKKPIKTWSRRSTIFPEFVGLTFQVHNGKIFNDVFVTDDMVGHKLGEFSLTRTYTGHGAEKGKKK; translated from the coding sequence ATGGCAAGATCATTGAAAAAAGGTCCATTCGCTGATGCGTCTTTATTAAAAAAAGTTGCAGTAATGAATGAACAAAAAGTTAAAAAACCAATTAAAACTTGATCAAGAAGATCTACCATTTTTCCTGAATTTGTTGGGCTAACATTCCAGGTACACAACGGAAAAATTTTTAATGATGTATTTGTTACAGATGACATGGTGGGACACAAACTAGGAGAATTTTCACTAACTAGAACATATACTGGCCACGGAGCTGAAAAAGGGAAGAAGAAATAA
- the rplV gene encoding 50S ribosomal protein L22, whose protein sequence is MEAKAHVKLQRVSAQKARLVADLFRGKSTQQAIGILQNTNKKSSKIFLKLLNSAIANAVNNHGMNGEVLYVSEVLVNEGPTLKRFQPRSKGRAYSILKRTSHFSVTLKER, encoded by the coding sequence ATGGAAGCTAAAGCGCACGTTAAATTACAAAGAGTATCTGCTCAAAAAGCTCGTTTAGTAGCTGACTTATTCCGTGGAAAATCAACTCAACAAGCTATCGGTATCTTACAAAACACTAACAAAAAATCATCAAAAATTTTCTTAAAATTATTAAATTCAGCTATTGCTAATGCTGTTAACAATCACGGTATGAACGGAGAAGTATTGTACGTTTCAGAAGTCCTTGTTAACGAAGGACCAACATTAAAAAGATTTCAACCTCGTTCAAAAGGTCGAGCATACTCAATTTTAAAAAGAACATCACACTTTTCAGTGACATTAAAAGAAAGATAG
- the rpsC gene encoding 30S ribosomal protein S3, whose protein sequence is MGQKVNPNGFRFGITKKHQTTWFATKANFATFLLEDVKIREYLEKFVREHLIGKVEIQRDQKNRVTVSIHTAKPGAVLGQGGENVKKLTTNIQKFVKNKNLDLKIDIVNIEHPELNARLVAESIAIKLENRGAFRIAQKFAIRNALKAGAKGIKTQVSGRLNGVDMARTEGYTEGEMKLHTLRQNIDFAYATARTTYGALGIKVWISLGEVKEGGK, encoded by the coding sequence ATGGGACAAAAAGTTAATCCAAATGGATTTAGATTCGGAATTACAAAAAAACATCAAACAACATGATTTGCAACTAAAGCAAATTTTGCAACATTTTTATTAGAAGATGTAAAAATTAGAGAGTATCTTGAAAAATTTGTACGTGAGCACTTAATTGGTAAAGTTGAAATTCAACGTGATCAAAAAAATCGTGTAACAGTTTCCATCCACACAGCAAAACCTGGAGCAGTATTAGGTCAAGGTGGAGAAAATGTTAAAAAGTTAACAACTAACATCCAAAAATTTGTAAAAAATAAAAACTTAGATTTAAAAATTGATATTGTAAATATTGAACATCCAGAATTAAATGCTCGTCTAGTGGCAGAAAGTATTGCTATTAAATTAGAAAACCGTGGAGCATTTAGAATTGCTCAAAAATTTGCAATCCGTAATGCTTTAAAAGCCGGAGCAAAAGGAATTAAAACTCAAGTTTCAGGACGTCTAAATGGTGTTGACATGGCTCGTACAGAAGGATATACTGAAGGAGAAATGAAATTACATACCTTAAGACAAAATATTGATTTTGCTTATGCAACAGCGAGAACAACATATGGAGCTTTAGGAATTAAAGTTTGAATTTCTTTAGGAGAAGTTAAAGAAGGTGGTAAATAA
- the rplP gene encoding 50S ribosomal protein L16 encodes MLQPKRTKYRRNFRIPHDSGKAFKGNKVSFGEFGLQARTSAWITARQIESARIAITRRMGREGQVFIRIFPHLSLTSKPIGVRMGSGKGTPDKWVAVAKVNTMLFEVSGVKEEIARDALRLGGHKLPVKVKIVQPGEEGVL; translated from the coding sequence ATGCTACAACCTAAAAGAACAAAATACAGAAGAAATTTTAGAATTCCCCATGATTCAGGAAAAGCTTTTAAAGGAAATAAAGTATCATTTGGAGAATTTGGATTACAAGCGAGAACTTCAGCTTGAATTACAGCTAGACAAATTGAATCTGCACGGATTGCAATCACTAGAAGAATGGGACGTGAAGGACAAGTATTCATTAGAATTTTCCCGCATTTATCACTAACTTCTAAACCTATTGGAGTTCGTATGGGTTCTGGTAAAGGTACACCTGATAAATGAGTAGCAGTAGCTAAAGTTAATACAATGCTTTTTGAAGTTTCAGGTGTTAAAGAAGAAATTGCAAGAGATGCACTAAGATTAGGTGGACACAAATTACCTGTTAAAGTAAAAATTGTGCAGCCAGGGGAAGAAGGTGTTTTATAG
- the rpmC gene encoding 50S ribosomal protein L29, whose amino-acid sequence MLFKNLKEKSLPELAKLVEEYKAELFTLRFKNTTGQQDKTHKINAVKKDIAKALTAIKQKSLESQTKVEGEK is encoded by the coding sequence ATGCTTTTCAAAAATTTAAAAGAAAAATCACTTCCAGAGTTAGCTAAATTAGTTGAAGAATATAAAGCAGAATTATTTACTTTAAGATTTAAAAATACTACTGGACAACAAGATAAAACCCACAAAATTAACGCAGTTAAAAAAGATATTGCCAAAGCATTAACAGCAATCAAACAAAAATCATTAGAATCTCAAACTAAAGTGGAAGGTGAAAAATAA
- the rpsQ gene encoding 30S ribosomal protein S17 yields the protein MERLNKRKTLTGVVVSDKNEKTIIVEVATYLKHPLYGKRFKRTKRFASHDEQKIAKLGDIVKISETRPFSRTKRFRLVEIKETAKAGN from the coding sequence ATGGAAAGATTAAATAAAAGAAAAACATTAACAGGAGTTGTGGTTTCAGATAAAAACGAAAAAACAATTATTGTTGAAGTTGCTACATATTTAAAACACCCACTTTATGGTAAAAGATTTAAAAGAACTAAAAGATTTGCTTCTCATGATGAACAAAAAATTGCCAAATTAGGTGATATTGTTAAAATCTCAGAAACTCGACCTTTTTCAAGAACAAAACGTTTTCGTTTAGTTGAAATTAAAGAAACTGCAAAGGCAGGTAATTAA
- the rplN gene encoding 50S ribosomal protein L14, with amino-acid sequence MVQEQSRLVVADNSGAKEVGLIRNLGGSVKKTSNIGDVIVCSVKKALPNGMVKEGQVVKAVIVRTSCGVKRKNGTHIRFDDNAVVIIKEDGSPRGTRVFGPVAREIREKGYLKIVSLAPEVL; translated from the coding sequence ATGGTTCAAGAACAGTCAAGATTAGTTGTTGCAGATAACTCAGGAGCAAAAGAAGTTGGTCTTATTCGTAATCTAGGTGGTTCAGTTAAGAAAACTTCAAACATTGGTGATGTTATTGTTTGTTCAGTAAAAAAAGCTCTTCCTAATGGAATGGTAAAAGAAGGACAAGTTGTTAAAGCAGTTATTGTTCGTACTTCATGCGGTGTAAAAAGAAAAAATGGTACACATATTCGTTTTGATGACAATGCTGTGGTAATTATTAAAGAAGATGGTTCACCTAGAGGAACACGGGTATTTGGTCCTGTAGCACGTGAAATCAGAGAAAAAGGGTATTTAAAAATTGTTTCACTTGCCCCTGAAGTATTGTAG
- the rplX gene encoding 50S ribosomal protein L24, with product MKLKINDEVIVIAGSHKGKIGKILKVYPKTQKVTVKDVNVVTKHVKPNQQKTEGSIESFEAPIHASNVAILVKKATKDKPAEYSKIKTEVKDGKKIRIAKKTGKAI from the coding sequence ATGAAATTAAAAATTAATGATGAAGTAATTGTTATTGCCGGATCACACAAAGGTAAAATTGGAAAAATTTTAAAAGTATACCCCAAAACACAAAAAGTTACCGTAAAAGATGTTAATGTGGTAACTAAACATGTTAAACCAAACCAACAAAAAACTGAGGGAAGTATTGAATCTTTTGAGGCTCCTATTCATGCTTCTAATGTCGCTATTTTAGTAAAAAAAGCAACTAAAGATAAACCTGCAGAATATTCAAAAATAAAAACCGAAGTTAAAGATGGCAAAAAAATTCGTATTGCTAAAAAAACAGGAAAGGCTATTTAA
- the rplE gene encoding 50S ribosomal protein L5, whose protein sequence is MNSLKSKYEIEVKQALTNEFKYSSVMELPKIEKIVINMTVGKEVNNDKAVEEVVNELKVITGQKPFITKAKKSLASWKLREGMDMGGKVTLRKEKMWDFLNKLINVAIPRIRDFRGVNPKAFDGKGNYSLGVKEQIIFPEIKFENIRRIKGLDVIIVTTAKTDAEAKFLLEKLGMPFAKVEK, encoded by the coding sequence ATGAATTCATTAAAATCAAAATATGAAATAGAAGTGAAACAAGCTTTAACAAATGAATTTAAATATTCATCTGTAATGGAACTTCCCAAAATCGAAAAAATTGTTATCAATATGACTGTTGGTAAAGAAGTAAATAATGATAAAGCTGTAGAAGAAGTAGTTAATGAATTAAAAGTTATTACCGGTCAAAAACCATTCATAACTAAAGCTAAAAAATCTTTAGCTTCATGAAAATTGCGTGAAGGAATGGATATGGGTGGAAAAGTAACATTAAGAAAAGAAAAAATGTGAGATTTCTTAAATAAATTGATTAATGTTGCAATTCCTCGTATTAGAGATTTCCGTGGTGTTAACCCTAAAGCTTTTGATGGTAAAGGAAATTACTCATTAGGAGTTAAAGAACAAATTATTTTTCCTGAAATTAAATTTGAAAACATCCGTCGTATTAAAGGATTGGATGTTATTATTGTCACAACAGCTAAAACAGATGCTGAAGCTAAATTTTTATTAGAAAAACTAGGAATGCCTTTCGCTAAGGTAGAAAAATAA
- a CDS encoding type Z 30S ribosomal protein S14 has translation MAKKSLKVKAAKHPKFAVRAYTRCQICGRPHAVMRKFEVCRICFRNLAHKGQIPGIKKASW, from the coding sequence ATGGCAAAAAAATCACTTAAAGTAAAAGCAGCAAAACATCCAAAATTTGCAGTACGTGCATATACAAGATGTCAAATTTGTGGTCGTCCACATGCTGTTATGCGTAAATTCGAAGTTTGTCGTATTTGCTTCAGAAATTTAGCGCACAAAGGACAAATTCCAGGAATTAAGAAAGCGAGTTGATAA
- the rpsH gene encoding 30S ribosomal protein S8, with protein sequence MITDPIADMIVRLKNASSRKHKTVSIPYSGKKVKILDIIKEEGYIFGYEVQGEGTKKSIIVNLKYKGTVSAITGMKKISKPGLKVYSSAKDLPVVLSGFGTAIVSTSKGFLTDKQARKEKLGGEVIAYVW encoded by the coding sequence ATGATTACAGACCCAATCGCTGACATGATTGTAAGACTGAAAAATGCTTCATCTAGAAAGCATAAAACAGTTTCAATCCCTTACTCAGGTAAAAAAGTAAAAATTCTAGATATCATTAAAGAAGAAGGATACATTTTCGGTTACGAAGTTCAAGGTGAAGGAACTAAAAAAAGTATTATTGTTAACTTAAAATACAAAGGTACAGTAAGTGCTATTACTGGAATGAAAAAAATTTCTAAACCAGGATTAAAAGTTTATTCATCAGCTAAAGATTTACCGGTTGTACTTTCAGGTTTTGGAACTGCCATTGTTTCAACATCAAAAGGTTTTTTAACAGATAAACAAGCTAGAAAGGAAAAACTAGGCGGTGAAGTAATCGCTTACGTTTGATAG
- the rplF gene encoding 50S ribosomal protein L6 yields the protein MSRVGNRVLSIPAGTEVLINGTLVEVKGKLGSLSREFSPLIAIKVEDGKLSTFRANEEKHTKQLHGTTNSLLSGMIKGVSEGFVQEMEVKGVGYKATLMGDKIEILAGYSHPHYLVIPAGIQVEVPKPTQIIVKGIDKQVVGQFAAIIREVRKPNPYSGKGIMYKNEVIRLKEGKTASK from the coding sequence ATGTCTAGAGTCGGAAATAGAGTCCTATCAATTCCTGCTGGAACCGAAGTTTTAATTAACGGTACATTAGTAGAAGTTAAAGGTAAATTAGGTTCTCTTTCAAGAGAATTTTCCCCATTAATTGCAATTAAAGTAGAAGATGGAAAATTATCTACTTTTAGAGCAAATGAAGAAAAACATACAAAACAATTACATGGAACAACTAATTCATTACTTTCAGGAATGATTAAAGGTGTTTCAGAAGGATTTGTTCAAGAAATGGAAGTAAAAGGTGTTGGTTATAAAGCAACACTAATGGGTGATAAAATTGAAATCCTAGCTGGATATTCACATCCACATTACTTAGTAATTCCTGCTGGAATTCAAGTGGAAGTTCCAAAACCTACACAAATTATTGTAAAGGGAATTGATAAACAAGTTGTTGGTCAATTTGCAGCTATCATCCGTGAAGTAAGAAAACCAAACCCTTACTCAGGAAAAGGAATTATGTATAAAAATGAAGTGATAAGATTAAAAGAAGGGAAAACTGCTTCTAAGTAG
- the rplR gene encoding 50S ribosomal protein L18: MAKLSRNQARIKKHNRIKAKLGKGTAQRPRLSVYKSLSNFYAQLIDDTTGRTLASVSTLPKEEFGGNVAASEKLGTEMGQKIKSLNISEIIFDRSGYIYHGRVKAFAEAVRKEGVKF, from the coding sequence ATGGCTAAATTATCAAGAAACCAAGCAAGAATTAAAAAACATAATCGGATTAAAGCTAAACTTGGAAAAGGTACCGCACAAAGACCTCGACTTTCAGTTTATAAATCACTTTCAAATTTTTATGCACAATTAATCGATGATACTACAGGTAGAACTTTAGCATCGGTATCAACATTACCAAAAGAAGAATTTGGTGGAAATGTTGCAGCAAGTGAAAAACTAGGTACGGAAATGGGTCAAAAAATTAAATCACTTAATATTTCAGAAATTATTTTTGACCGTTCAGGTTACATTTATCATGGCAGAGTGAAAGCTTTTGCAGAAGCTGTAAGAAAAGAAGGGGTTAAATTCTAA
- the rpsE gene encoding 30S ribosomal protein S5, with translation MEKDSQNQIKQSTTTVVSPKPNTEAKAPAANAERKPWVNKRPNSNGPRRQFNRNQQQSEYQEKVIDIARVTTVVKGGRRFSFSAFVVVGNKKGKVGFGHGKANEVQDAIKKAIKDAQNKVITVPIIKKSTVPHEITEKFLASKVLLKPAPKGKGIIASGTVRAVVELAGYTDIYTKTYGSRTKANIVYATINALKKLRTAEEIAKLRDIELSKLVD, from the coding sequence ATGGAAAAAGATTCACAAAATCAAATTAAACAATCAACCACAACAGTAGTTAGCCCTAAACCTAATACAGAAGCTAAAGCACCAGCTGCTAATGCTGAACGTAAACCTTGAGTAAATAAAAGACCTAATAGCAATGGTCCAAGAAGACAATTCAACCGTAATCAACAACAAAGTGAATATCAAGAAAAAGTTATTGATATTGCTAGAGTTACTACAGTTGTCAAAGGTGGAAGAAGATTTAGTTTTTCTGCTTTTGTAGTGGTAGGTAATAAAAAAGGTAAAGTTGGATTTGGACACGGGAAAGCAAACGAAGTGCAAGATGCCATTAAAAAAGCTATAAAAGATGCACAAAACAAAGTTATTACTGTGCCAATTATTAAAAAATCAACTGTACCTCATGAAATTACAGAAAAATTTTTAGCATCAAAAGTGTTATTAAAACCAGCTCCTAAAGGAAAAGGAATTATTGCTTCTGGAACAGTTCGTGCTGTTGTCGAATTAGCAGGATACACTGATATTTATACAAAAACTTACGGTTCAAGAACAAAAGCTAACATTGTTTATGCAACAATTAATGCTCTAAAAAAATTAAGAACTGCAGAAGAAATCGCAAAACTTAGAGATATTGAACTAAGTAAACTTGTGGATTAG
- the rplO gene encoding 50S ribosomal protein L15, whose protein sequence is MELHNLKPTLGSKKEKHRKGRGHAAGKGKQAGKGQSGQKKRGEVRLGFEGGQNPWFRRLPKRGFNNINTVQYQVISLTSLENGYNDGDEVTLESLWAKKIARNKNLPVKLLANGKLTKKLTVKVNAASTTATSAVEAAGGKVEVL, encoded by the coding sequence ATGGAATTACATAATTTAAAACCTACCTTAGGTTCAAAAAAGGAAAAACACCGTAAAGGTCGTGGTCACGCTGCTGGTAAAGGTAAACAAGCTGGTAAAGGGCAATCAGGACAAAAAAAACGTGGTGAAGTTAGATTAGGATTTGAGGGTGGACAAAACCCCTGATTCAGACGTCTACCAAAAAGAGGTTTTAATAACATCAATACAGTTCAATACCAAGTTATTTCATTAACCAGTTTAGAAAATGGTTATAATGATGGTGATGAAGTTACACTGGAATCATTATGAGCTAAAAAAATTGCTCGTAATAAAAATTTACCGGTAAAGCTTTTAGCTAATGGTAAATTAACTAAAAAATTAACTGTCAAAGTTAATGCTGCTTCTACAACTGCAACTTCTGCTGTTGAAGCTGCCGGAGGAAAAGTAGAGGTTCTATAA
- the secY gene encoding preprotein translocase subunit SecY: protein MKKILINIVFSFSKVFFFFHNKIERFFREKVLTKKVIYTLLLLSVFVVATTITIPNIKINATSSASSSTFFEILNIVGGGGIVNFSIVALGISPFITASLIMMIAQTKIFPPIHRLSQSGPLGRRKINIITRILTVIISTVQAIVLVRTLVGDEYAFVTMVDNSLVHRWFIIPILLISGSLFSMFLGEQITNNGVGNGTSLIIFTGIVTQLPARFRAAYEFLVGSSIDASIVSGVIYFATYLLIFLALLFVVAYIYLAERHIPIQQTGAGLAKNEKDISYLPIKINPAGVMPLIFSLIVVSTPVMIASLFDVYTSTTRFWIENNLLPSQPIGLGIFIVINFLFSIIMGLQQSRVDKISEDFGKSSTFIPGIRPGEQTEDYLISVVLRLSFFSAIYLTLIGASEHVQQMLGMPRAITFGGTSIIILVSTALETLGQINARRKSNELALKKNRTSRAILKNTLNRKQHDGDILW, encoded by the coding sequence TTGAAAAAAATATTAATTAACATTGTATTTTCTTTTTCAAAAGTTTTTTTCTTTTTTCATAACAAAATTGAAAGATTTTTCAGAGAAAAAGTATTAACTAAAAAAGTTATTTATACTTTATTGTTACTAAGTGTTTTTGTAGTTGCAACTACAATAACTATTCCCAACATAAAAATTAATGCAACATCATCAGCATCTAGTTCAACTTTTTTTGAAATTTTAAACATTGTTGGTGGTGGAGGAATTGTTAACTTTTCAATTGTTGCCTTAGGTATCTCGCCGTTCATTACAGCATCATTAATCATGATGATTGCACAAACTAAAATTTTTCCCCCAATTCATCGCTTGAGTCAATCAGGTCCTTTAGGAAGAAGAAAAATTAATATAATTACCCGAATTTTAACGGTAATTATTTCTACAGTACAAGCAATTGTGCTTGTAAGAACATTGGTCGGTGATGAATATGCTTTTGTTACAATGGTCGATAATTCTTTAGTGCATCGTTGATTTATTATCCCTATCTTACTAATTTCTGGTTCACTGTTTTCAATGTTTTTAGGGGAACAGATTACCAATAATGGAGTCGGAAATGGGACATCATTAATTATTTTTACAGGAATAGTAACACAATTACCTGCTCGTTTTAGAGCTGCATATGAATTTTTAGTAGGAAGTTCCATTGATGCTTCAATTGTTTCAGGAGTAATCTATTTTGCAACTTACTTATTAATTTTTTTAGCTTTATTATTTGTTGTAGCTTACATCTATCTAGCAGAACGGCACATTCCCATCCAACAAACTGGAGCTGGACTTGCTAAAAATGAAAAAGATATTTCATATTTACCAATCAAAATTAATCCAGCCGGAGTAATGCCGTTGATTTTTTCATTAATTGTTGTTTCCACACCAGTAATGATTGCTTCGCTATTTGATGTATATACATCAACAACAAGATTTTGAATTGAAAACAATCTTTTACCATCTCAACCAATTGGCTTAGGAATTTTTATTGTTATTAATTTCCTTTTTTCAATTATTATGGGACTACAACAATCGCGAGTAGATAAAATTAGTGAAGATTTTGGTAAAAGTTCGACATTTATTCCTGGTATTCGTCCTGGTGAACAAACTGAAGATTATTTAATTTCAGTAGTCTTACGTTTATCTTTTTTCTCTGCTATTTATTTAACATTAATTGGTGCTTCGGAACATGTTCAACAAATGTTGGGAATGCCACGAGCAATCACATTCGGTGGAACTTCTATCATTATTTTAGTATCTACTGCATTAGAAACATTAGGACAAATAAATGCTAGAAGAAAATCAAATGAATTAGCATTGAAAAAAAATCGTACTTCAAGAGCAATTTTGAAAAATACTTTAAATCGCAAGCAACATGATGGTGATATTTTATGATAA